Proteins encoded in a region of the Augochlora pura isolate Apur16 chromosome 4, APUR_v2.2.1, whole genome shotgun sequence genome:
- the LOC144469170 gene encoding uncharacterized protein LOC144469170 yields MLHIVSLQSALEVKLLRMNAIIVIVVLAGICAAAPQFYFPSGVVYPHPANLLTSAIENTLPNQLRNDFYKNPRIAAKLAQESWFLNKEMQVIDRETDKIPRDKIYNVLHNAGYVRK; encoded by the exons ATGTTACACATTGTGTCCTTGCAGAGTGCTTTGGAGGTGAAATTGCTCAGAATGAACGCGATCATAGTGATCGTCGTTCTCGCAGGAATCTGTGCGGCCGCTCCTCAGTTTTACTTCCCTTCCGGAGTTGTGTATCCGCATCCTGCCAATCTGTTGACTTCGGCTATAGAGAATACGCTGCCTAACCAGTTGCGAAACGACTTCTACAAGAATCCTAGAATTGCGGCAAAACTCGCTCAAGAATCCTGGTTCCTCAATAAAGAGATGCAg GTGATCGATCGCGAGACGGATAAAATTCCACGCGATAAGATCTACAATGTCCTACACAATGCCGGTTACGTGCGGAAATGA
- the Alpha-phers gene encoding phenylalanine--tRNA ligase alpha subunit isoform X3: MAKQLSDQILDYLAEHGEVSSLTLADIFKEDHQKIIGAIKSLQTVDDLITSQQISEKKWELTSEGQHVVNCGSHEAAVYNNILDDGIPQQEIMQKVPFAKIGFSKAVQAGWVEIDKSSGTPIIKKKVKSIEDTTQNHLKDLESLTDRLKSDYKKRKLIQEVVIKSISVGKGPNFTTKIEKLETELTADMIMSGVWKTKKFKPYNFSAMGSALDVGHLHPLLKVRSEFRKIFLEMGFTEMPTNNFVENSFWNFDALFQPQQHPARDSHDTFFISEPSRSTNFPKDYLEKVKKVHSEGGYGSIGYRYNWKLEEAQKNLLRTHTTAVSARMLYKLMERGEFKPVKYFSIDRVFRNETLDATHLAEFHQIEGVVADYNLTLGDLIGVLYKFFEKLGITQLEFKPAYNPYTEPSMEIFCYHNGLQKWIEIGNSGMFRPEMLLPMGLPSNVRVIAWGLSLERPTMIKYGINNIRDLVGSKVDMEMVYNNPICRLNK; encoded by the exons ATGGCGAAACAATTAAGTGACCaaatattagattatttaGCCGAACACGGGGAAGTCAGTTCTTTGACTCTTGcggatatttttaaagaagatCATCAGAAAATAATCGGAGCGATTAAAAGTCTGCAAACAGTGGATGAT tTAATTACATCGCAGCAAATAAGTGAGAAAAAGTGGGAATTAACATCAGAAGGTCAGCACGTAGTAAATTGTGGGAGTCATGAAGCAGCTGTCTATAACAACATTCTTGATGATGGAATACCTCAACAGGAAATCATGCAAAAGGTTCCATTTGCAAAGATTGGATTTTCAAAAGCAGTGCAAGCTGGTTGGGTCGAAATTGACAAAAGCAGTGGTACAcctattataaaaaagaaagtaaagtCTATTGAAGATACAACACAGAATCATCTGAAAGATTTAGAAAGTCTGACTGATCGTCTTAAAAGTGActataagaaaagaaaactcaTTCAAGAAGT TGTTATAAAGTCAATCTCAGTGGGGAAAGGTCCAAATTTTactacaaaaattgaaaaattggaaacagAATTGACTGCAGACATGATAATGAGTGGTGTCTGGAAAACTAAGAAGTTCAAGCCatataatttttcagcaaTGGGCTCTGCTCTCGATGTGGGCCACTTGCACCCTCTGTTAAAAGTTAGAAGTGAATTTAGGAAAATATTCCTTGAAATGGG tttcaCGGAAATGCCAACAAACAATTTTGTGGAGAATTCTTTCTGGAACTTTGATGCTCTGTTTCAACCTCAGCAACATCCAGCTAGAGACTCGCATGATACTTTTTTCATATCTG aACCATCTCGCAGTACAAATTTCCCAAAAGACTATCTAGAAAAAGTGAAGAAAGTACATAGCGAAGGAGGATATGGGTCTATAGGTTATCGTTACAACTGGAAATTGGAAGAAGCACAGAAAAATCTTCTCCGTACTCATACAACTGCTGTTAGTGCTAGAATGCTCTACAAGTTAATGGAAAGg gGTGAATTTAAACCAGTGAAATATTTCAGCATCGATAGAGTATTTCGTAATGAAACATTGGATGCCACGCATCTTGCGGAATTTCACCAAATCGAAGGTGTAGTTGCTGATTACAATCTTACACTGGGCGACTTGATAGGTGtactatacaaatttttcgagAAGCTCGGTATTACTCAACTCGAATTTAAACCTGCGTATAATCCATATACCGAGCCGAGCATGGAAATTTTTTGTTATCATAATGGTTTGCAAAAATGGATAGAAATTGGTAACAGCGGAATGTTTCGACCGGAAATGCTGTTACCGATGGGTTTACCCAGCAACGTACGTGTAATTGCTTGGGGATTATCGTTAGAAAg GCCGACTATGattaaatatggaataaataatatacgagATTTAGTTGGATCGAAAGTAGATATGGAAATGGTTTATAACAATCCTATTTGTCGATTAAACAAGTAA
- the Alpha-phers gene encoding phenylalanine--tRNA ligase alpha subunit isoform X2: protein MAKQLSDQILDYLAEHGEVSSLTLADIFKEDHQKIIGAIKSLQTVDDLITSQQISEKKWELTSEGQHVVNCGSHEAAVYNNILDDGIPQQEIMQKVPFAKIGFSKAVQAGWVEIDKSSGTPIIKKKVKSIEDTTQNHLKDLESLTDRLKSDYKKRKLIQEVVIKSISVGKGPNFTTKIEKLETELTADMIMSGVWKTKKFKPYNFSAMGSALDVGHLHPLLKVRSEFRKIFLEMGFTEMPTNNFVENSFWNFDALFQPQQHPARDSHDTFFISEPSRSTNFPKDYLEKVKKVHSEGGYGSIGYRYNWKLEEAQKNLLRTHTTAVSARMLYKLMERGEFKPVKYFSIDRVFRNETLDATHLAEFHQIEGVVADYNLTLGDLIGVLYKFFEKLGITQLEFKPAYNPYTEPSMEIFCYHNGLQKWIEIGNSGMFRPEMLLPMGLPSNVRVIAWGLSLERPTMIKYGINNIRDLVGSKVDMEMVYNNPICRLNKISNISLVKKFDDQKEKSTLQESAKHESEPCVFKCTGKFEKQNLIVFCDPKHPMKFLEPLLRIVKPYIKIFVQTHVHSTVQDCPKNLSSFDAEYQDKTENVDMHLTIIWKDLGVDPILQLPGAQHISGAVNIARYLNRVIERYNPQLLRYESNGALYANRVDCYLEKIVMHCL from the exons ATGGCGAAACAATTAAGTGACCaaatattagattatttaGCCGAACACGGGGAAGTCAGTTCTTTGACTCTTGcggatatttttaaagaagatCATCAGAAAATAATCGGAGCGATTAAAAGTCTGCAAACAGTGGATGAT tTAATTACATCGCAGCAAATAAGTGAGAAAAAGTGGGAATTAACATCAGAAGGTCAGCACGTAGTAAATTGTGGGAGTCATGAAGCAGCTGTCTATAACAACATTCTTGATGATGGAATACCTCAACAGGAAATCATGCAAAAGGTTCCATTTGCAAAGATTGGATTTTCAAAAGCAGTGCAAGCTGGTTGGGTCGAAATTGACAAAAGCAGTGGTACAcctattataaaaaagaaagtaaagtCTATTGAAGATACAACACAGAATCATCTGAAAGATTTAGAAAGTCTGACTGATCGTCTTAAAAGTGActataagaaaagaaaactcaTTCAAGAAGT TGTTATAAAGTCAATCTCAGTGGGGAAAGGTCCAAATTTTactacaaaaattgaaaaattggaaacagAATTGACTGCAGACATGATAATGAGTGGTGTCTGGAAAACTAAGAAGTTCAAGCCatataatttttcagcaaTGGGCTCTGCTCTCGATGTGGGCCACTTGCACCCTCTGTTAAAAGTTAGAAGTGAATTTAGGAAAATATTCCTTGAAATGGG tttcaCGGAAATGCCAACAAACAATTTTGTGGAGAATTCTTTCTGGAACTTTGATGCTCTGTTTCAACCTCAGCAACATCCAGCTAGAGACTCGCATGATACTTTTTTCATATCTG aACCATCTCGCAGTACAAATTTCCCAAAAGACTATCTAGAAAAAGTGAAGAAAGTACATAGCGAAGGAGGATATGGGTCTATAGGTTATCGTTACAACTGGAAATTGGAAGAAGCACAGAAAAATCTTCTCCGTACTCATACAACTGCTGTTAGTGCTAGAATGCTCTACAAGTTAATGGAAAGg gGTGAATTTAAACCAGTGAAATATTTCAGCATCGATAGAGTATTTCGTAATGAAACATTGGATGCCACGCATCTTGCGGAATTTCACCAAATCGAAGGTGTAGTTGCTGATTACAATCTTACACTGGGCGACTTGATAGGTGtactatacaaatttttcgagAAGCTCGGTATTACTCAACTCGAATTTAAACCTGCGTATAATCCATATACCGAGCCGAGCATGGAAATTTTTTGTTATCATAATGGTTTGCAAAAATGGATAGAAATTGGTAACAGCGGAATGTTTCGACCGGAAATGCTGTTACCGATGGGTTTACCCAGCAACGTACGTGTAATTGCTTGGGGATTATCGTTAGAAAg GCCGACTATGattaaatatggaataaataatatacgagATTTAGTTGGATCGAAAGTAGATATGGAAATGGTTTATAACAATCCTATTTGTCGATTAAACAA gATCAGTAATATATCTCTGGTAAAGAAGTTCGATGACCAAAAAGAGAAATCCACTCTACAAGAATCGGCAAAGCATGAAAGTGAACCTTGTGTATTTAAGTGTACAGGCAAATTCGAAAAACAAAACCTTATAGTCTTTTGCGATCCGAAACATCCAATGAAGTTTCTAGAACCGTTGCTCCGTATCGTGAAAccctatattaaaatatttgtacaaacaCATGTGCACTCAACAGTTCAAGACTGCCCAAAGAATCTTTCAAGTTTTGATGCGGAATACCAAGACAAAACCGAGAACGTCGATATGCATTTAACAATCATTTGGAAGGATCTCGGAGTTGATCCGATATTGCAATTACCGGGAGCACAACACATATCAGGCGCGGTGAACATAGCCAGATATTTAAATCGTGTCATCGAAAGATACAATCCACAATTGTTGCGCTATGAGAGCAACGGGGCGTTATATGCGAATCGAGTAGACTGTTATTTAGAAAAG ATCGTGATGCACTGCTTGTAA
- the Alpha-phers gene encoding phenylalanine--tRNA ligase alpha subunit isoform X1 yields the protein MAKQLSDQILDYLAEHGEVSSLTLADIFKEDHQKIIGAIKSLQTVDDLITSQQISEKKWELTSEGQHVVNCGSHEAAVYNNILDDGIPQQEIMQKVPFAKIGFSKAVQAGWVEIDKSSGTPIIKKKVKSIEDTTQNHLKDLESLTDRLKSDYKKRKLIQEVVIKSISVGKGPNFTTKIEKLETELTADMIMSGVWKTKKFKPYNFSAMGSALDVGHLHPLLKVRSEFRKIFLEMGFTEMPTNNFVENSFWNFDALFQPQQHPARDSHDTFFISEPSRSTNFPKDYLEKVKKVHSEGGYGSIGYRYNWKLEEAQKNLLRTHTTAVSARMLYKLMERGEFKPVKYFSIDRVFRNETLDATHLAEFHQIEGVVADYNLTLGDLIGVLYKFFEKLGITQLEFKPAYNPYTEPSMEIFCYHNGLQKWIEIGNSGMFRPEMLLPMGLPSNVRVIAWGLSLERPTMIKYGINNIRDLVGSKVDMEMVYNNPICRLNKISNISLVKKFDDQKEKSTLQESAKHESEPCVFKCTGKFEKQNLIVFCDPKHPMKFLEPLLRIVKPYIKIFVQTHVHSTVQDCPKNLSSFDAEYQDKTENVDMHLTIIWKDLGVDPILQLPGAQHISGAVNIARYLNRVIERYNPQLLRYESNGALYANRVDCYLEKVHNMLHSNESQSIRKMSRYVMGEHMSVVDIFLDTLEKSK from the exons ATGGCGAAACAATTAAGTGACCaaatattagattatttaGCCGAACACGGGGAAGTCAGTTCTTTGACTCTTGcggatatttttaaagaagatCATCAGAAAATAATCGGAGCGATTAAAAGTCTGCAAACAGTGGATGAT tTAATTACATCGCAGCAAATAAGTGAGAAAAAGTGGGAATTAACATCAGAAGGTCAGCACGTAGTAAATTGTGGGAGTCATGAAGCAGCTGTCTATAACAACATTCTTGATGATGGAATACCTCAACAGGAAATCATGCAAAAGGTTCCATTTGCAAAGATTGGATTTTCAAAAGCAGTGCAAGCTGGTTGGGTCGAAATTGACAAAAGCAGTGGTACAcctattataaaaaagaaagtaaagtCTATTGAAGATACAACACAGAATCATCTGAAAGATTTAGAAAGTCTGACTGATCGTCTTAAAAGTGActataagaaaagaaaactcaTTCAAGAAGT TGTTATAAAGTCAATCTCAGTGGGGAAAGGTCCAAATTTTactacaaaaattgaaaaattggaaacagAATTGACTGCAGACATGATAATGAGTGGTGTCTGGAAAACTAAGAAGTTCAAGCCatataatttttcagcaaTGGGCTCTGCTCTCGATGTGGGCCACTTGCACCCTCTGTTAAAAGTTAGAAGTGAATTTAGGAAAATATTCCTTGAAATGGG tttcaCGGAAATGCCAACAAACAATTTTGTGGAGAATTCTTTCTGGAACTTTGATGCTCTGTTTCAACCTCAGCAACATCCAGCTAGAGACTCGCATGATACTTTTTTCATATCTG aACCATCTCGCAGTACAAATTTCCCAAAAGACTATCTAGAAAAAGTGAAGAAAGTACATAGCGAAGGAGGATATGGGTCTATAGGTTATCGTTACAACTGGAAATTGGAAGAAGCACAGAAAAATCTTCTCCGTACTCATACAACTGCTGTTAGTGCTAGAATGCTCTACAAGTTAATGGAAAGg gGTGAATTTAAACCAGTGAAATATTTCAGCATCGATAGAGTATTTCGTAATGAAACATTGGATGCCACGCATCTTGCGGAATTTCACCAAATCGAAGGTGTAGTTGCTGATTACAATCTTACACTGGGCGACTTGATAGGTGtactatacaaatttttcgagAAGCTCGGTATTACTCAACTCGAATTTAAACCTGCGTATAATCCATATACCGAGCCGAGCATGGAAATTTTTTGTTATCATAATGGTTTGCAAAAATGGATAGAAATTGGTAACAGCGGAATGTTTCGACCGGAAATGCTGTTACCGATGGGTTTACCCAGCAACGTACGTGTAATTGCTTGGGGATTATCGTTAGAAAg GCCGACTATGattaaatatggaataaataatatacgagATTTAGTTGGATCGAAAGTAGATATGGAAATGGTTTATAACAATCCTATTTGTCGATTAAACAA gATCAGTAATATATCTCTGGTAAAGAAGTTCGATGACCAAAAAGAGAAATCCACTCTACAAGAATCGGCAAAGCATGAAAGTGAACCTTGTGTATTTAAGTGTACAGGCAAATTCGAAAAACAAAACCTTATAGTCTTTTGCGATCCGAAACATCCAATGAAGTTTCTAGAACCGTTGCTCCGTATCGTGAAAccctatattaaaatatttgtacaaacaCATGTGCACTCAACAGTTCAAGACTGCCCAAAGAATCTTTCAAGTTTTGATGCGGAATACCAAGACAAAACCGAGAACGTCGATATGCATTTAACAATCATTTGGAAGGATCTCGGAGTTGATCCGATATTGCAATTACCGGGAGCACAACACATATCAGGCGCGGTGAACATAGCCAGATATTTAAATCGTGTCATCGAAAGATACAATCCACAATTGTTGCGCTATGAGAGCAACGGGGCGTTATATGCGAATCGAGTAGACTGTTATTTAGAAAAGGTACATAATATGTTGCATTCGAATGAGTCTCAGAGTATTCGTAAGATGTCACGCTACGTAATGGGCGAGCACATGTCTGTCGTTGATATCTTTTTGGATACCTTGGAAAAGTCCAAATaa
- the LOC144468726 gene encoding LOW QUALITY PROTEIN: uncharacterized protein LOC144468726 (The sequence of the model RefSeq protein was modified relative to this genomic sequence to represent the inferred CDS: inserted 1 base in 1 codon): protein MMGGIXGTGPFCEKGSASVSRRHISNARCHCQDRGLHPFVDTVSRGIRMQTAIIFVVVAAALLEGGHGSTVSIRMPYLSPAGVTYIDNVDPHGLTYGYPANIETHHVGYTAAQVPAVAAVPFVKHVPTVSHVPVTKFEAQPVLLEKQLDVVKPAVQTRKFEVRRPAIQKQFYDIEERVVVRPAGSAVVELNEPTSKVQKGPALIQAYNPQHFQGIYNFAPSTIAPPFAAPTAPSSSASGSNEESVVVENPDFRKLQQDQQLTQQANAQSTQVRTTTNGASNEPFVAHDPSPNVIVSPNSSPEEDKNNQNTLLELLTARGNVAEVGFGRSGLAKSALEDVSRVRGRVLSATPAPDNAEPADERVSTRRVVVTRPIETLQELNVVEPATKVERVSVQQPTLIKTARLDHVQVHSSVPVFGKALAPTVAHAAIPVYQKTISPAYQYYQ from the exons ATGATGGGAGGGA TCGGAACGGGACCGTTTTGTGAGAAGGGGTCTGCGTCGGTATCGCGCCGCCATATAAGCAACGCCCGCTGCCACTGCCAAGACAGAGGCTTGCACCCCTTCGTTGATACAGTTTCTCGAGGAATAAG GATGCAGACAGCTATCATATTCGTGGTAGTAGCGGCGGCACTGTTGGAAGGCGGTCATGGTAGTACAGTGTCTATCAGGATGCCGTACCTGAGCCCGGCAGGTGTGACTTACATCGATAACGTGGATCCTCATGGTCTTACTTACGGGTATCCTGCCAACATTGAGACTCACCATGTCGGCTACACTGCTGCCCAGGTACCAGCGGTCGCAGCGGTACCATTTGTCAAACATGTTCCAACGGTGTCCCATGTTCCGGTGACTAAGTTCGAGGCTCAGCCGGTGCTTTTGGAGAAGCAATTAGACGTGGTGAAGCCTGCTGTGCAAACTCGTAAATTCGAG GTTCGCCGCCCAGCGATCCAGAAACAATTCTACGACATTGAGGAACGCGTGGTGGTGCGGCCGGCCGGATCAGCGGTGGTCGAGCTAAACGAACCGACCTCCAAGGTTCAGAAAGGTCCAGCTCTGATTCAAGCGTACAATCCTCAACATTTCCAAGGTATCTACAACTTCGCTCCCTCGACAATCGCTCCGCCTTTTGCTGCCCCTACAGCTCCTTCCTCTTCTGCCTCCGGCTCCAACGAGGAGAGTGTTGTTGTTGAGAATCCCGACTTTCGTAAGCTGCAACAGGACCAGCAATTAACACAGCAG GCCAACGCACAGAGCACACAGGTAAGAACTACCACCAATGGTGCCAGCAACGAGCCGTTCGTGGCACATGATCCTTCACCCAACGTCATCGTCAGTCCCAACTCTAGCCCCGAAGAAGACAAGAACAATCAGAATACATTGCTTGAACTGCTCACCGCGCGCGGCAATGTCGCTGAG GTTGGCTTCGGTCGATCAGGACTCGCAAAATCTGCTCTGGAAGACGTCAGCCGTGTTAGAGGTCGTGTTCTATCCGCAACTCCGGCTCCGGATAACGCGGAGCCAGCCGACGAGCGAGTGTCGACGAGACGCGTCGTCGTCACCAGGCCTATCGAAACTCTTCAAGAATTAAATGTTGTTGAACCAGCGACCAAGGTCGAGAGGGTCTCCGTTCAGCAACCGACACTCATCAAGACTGCACGTCTCGACCATGTACAAGTTCACAGTTCCGTCCCGGTGTTCGGAAAAGCTCTGGCTCCAACTGTGGCCCACGCAGCCATTCCTGTCTACCAAAAAACCATCTCGCCGGCTTACCAATACTACCAGTAA